The following are from one region of the Methanolacinia paynteri genome:
- a CDS encoding YIP1 family protein: protein MSNLENILRAIPGYILDPAGTYEKNRNTNSYRSIVILLILDAVIALLSGLSFIIYEILSGYSTGPRLLLPTMVLHILVNFILIILVIVAVIHFASRYENRNVKFVDSFKISIVSYTYYIVVIAIFNLINVLYTAGTGYNPGTQINFADYLALILALLVFIRVSAEGIKTLHGLSGLKSYVIAIISIAAAKIIVSLASSPIGDFCLFVGL, encoded by the coding sequence ATGAGTAATCTTGAAAATATCCTTAGGGCGATTCCCGGTTATATCCTCGATCCCGCCGGGACATATGAAAAAAACAGAAACACGAATTCCTACCGGTCAATAGTAATACTCCTGATTCTTGATGCGGTCATCGCTCTCCTTTCAGGTCTTTCATTTATAATCTATGAGATTTTGAGCGGTTATTCTACCGGCCCGCGATTATTACTGCCAACTATGGTATTACATATCCTGGTAAACTTTATCCTCATAATCCTGGTAATCGTGGCTGTAATTCATTTTGCTTCAAGATATGAGAACAGGAATGTAAAATTTGTCGACTCCTTCAAAATTTCAATTGTAAGTTATACCTATTATATCGTAGTAATCGCGATATTCAACCTGATAAACGTATTATATACAGCCGGTACGGGCTATAATCCCGGCACCCAGATAAATTTTGCCGATTATCTGGCTCTCATTCTTGCACTGTTGGTTTTTATCCGGGTCTCTGCCGAAGGAATAAAGACATTGCACGGTCTTTCAGGATTGAAATCATATGTAATTGCAATAATCTCAATTGCAGCGGCGAAGATTATCGTATCTCTCGCCTCCTCCCCGATTGGGGACTTCTGTTTATTCGTGGGATTGTGA
- a CDS encoding transglutaminase-like domain-containing protein, translating into AGGDLNVTIPFQVIAQSSSVGLKPMGIEIRVDPLDETSFAGRVSVDAIEKYNNDASHLPDPDGGDNLEPSDLYHFPYNDGYSEDRYLVLSEAALAVDDTNVPYESAYQTMEYVNDVMRYNNDSSHLEYIFSDLYMINNSVNDKYEGVCDEYSTLYTSFTRAVGIPTRFMAFSMIMQDGNITGHAIAESWDGSTWVHSDPTLYRFDNPQIYINDNNSHINITIYDDADDSYYTQDPQDPTGDGILRFEDFRTLTHLGEVPRYN; encoded by the coding sequence GCAGGTGGAGATCTTAATGTGACAATCCCGTTTCAGGTCATAGCACAATCCAGTTCAGTCGGCTTAAAGCCGATGGGAATTGAAATTCGGGTCGACCCGCTCGATGAAACATCATTTGCAGGAAGAGTGTCTGTTGATGCAATAGAAAAATACAACAACGATGCTTCACACCTCCCCGATCCTGACGGAGGGGATAATCTTGAACCAAGCGATCTGTACCATTTCCCTTATAATGACGGATATAGCGAAGACAGGTACTTGGTACTGTCTGAAGCTGCACTTGCCGTAGATGATACAAATGTTCCTTATGAATCGGCTTACCAGACGATGGAATATGTCAATGATGTAATGAGATATAACAACGATTCATCGCACCTGGAATACATATTTTCTGATCTATATATGATCAACAATTCTGTCAATGACAAATATGAAGGAGTGTGTGATGAATATTCCACGCTGTATACTTCCTTTACCCGTGCAGTGGGGATTCCCACGCGATTCATGGCCTTTTCAATGATAATGCAGGATGGTAATATTACCGGTCATGCTATAGCTGAATCATGGGACGGAAGTACATGGGTTCATTCAGATCCAACATTATATAGATTTGACAATCCACAGATTTATATAAATGACAACAATAGTCATATAAATATTACCATCTATGATGATGCAGATGACTCCTATTACACCCAGGATCCACAGGACCCGACAGGAGACGGCATACTCAGGTTTGAAGATTTCAGAACACTCACCCATCTCGGAGAAGTTCCGAGATATAATTAA
- a CDS encoding YIP1 family protein — protein sequence MRDSKDFIVANIFLNTGVKSEMSNFENILRSIPGYILDPAGTYEKKRNTNSYRSIVILLILDAIVALLSGLSFIIYEIFSGYSTGPQLLLPTMVLHILVNFIIIILVIVAIIHFASRYENRDVKFVDSFKISIVSYTYYIVVIAIFNLIKVLYTAGTGYNPGSQIYFADYLALILALLVFIRVSAEGIKTLHGLSGLKSYVIAIISIAAAKIIVYLASSPIGDFCLFVGL from the coding sequence ATGCGTGACTCAAAGGATTTTATCGTAGCAAATATCTTCCTGAATACGGGGGTTAAATCCGAAATGAGTAACTTTGAAAATATCCTTAGGTCGATTCCCGGTTATATCCTCGATCCCGCCGGGACATATGAAAAAAAAAGAAACACGAATTCCTACCGGTCAATAGTAATACTCCTGATTCTTGATGCGATTGTCGCCCTCCTTTCAGGTCTTTCATTTATAATCTATGAGATTTTTAGCGGTTATTCTACCGGTCCGCAATTATTACTGCCAACTATGGTATTACATATCCTGGTAAACTTTATCATTATAATCCTGGTAATCGTGGCTATAATTCATTTTGCCTCCAGATATGAGAACAGGGATGTAAAATTTGTCGACTCCTTCAAAATTTCAATTGTAAGTTATACATATTATATCGTAGTAATCGCGATATTCAACCTGATAAAGGTATTATATACAGCCGGTACGGGCTATAATCCCGGCAGCCAGATATATTTTGCCGATTATCTGGCTCTCATTCTTGCACTGTTGGTTTTTATCCGGGTCTCTGCCGAAGGAATAAAGACATTGCACGGTCTTTCAGGATTGAAATCATACGTAATTGCAATAATCTCAATTGCAGCGGCGAAGATTATCGTATATCTCGCCTCCTCCCCGATTGGGGACTTCTGTTTATTCGTGGGATTGTGA
- a CDS encoding two-component system regulatory protein YycI: MTENKAKWMIPVLLLAFALILGAACTGLLSHLPNPVNTQTGSQEDTVLPVMQGQFDSLVLDTKLPTSPGVMAVYKIRSIDLVRDGDETKAFSIKNSIPSATEAPALAEKALEKYGGLPEDAQLVDAVPRYLNKYNLTTESIEEQHPIGTQVRYIQILNELPVIGASINMNLGENGEIIDILKAWPEYEQTGEVEIIPADKAYEKLRNSETTDRLQSSLPKGTKITEITLGYKLYNPWKQDSEPYLKPVWIFYAITTFDPEPFPLMVDATA, translated from the coding sequence ATGACAGAAAACAAAGCCAAATGGATGATCCCGGTTTTACTGCTGGCATTCGCTCTTATTCTCGGAGCAGCCTGTACCGGACTTCTGTCTCATCTGCCTAATCCGGTGAATACCCAAACAGGCTCACAGGAAGATACAGTGCTTCCTGTGATGCAGGGACAGTTCGATTCACTGGTTCTTGATACAAAACTTCCCACATCCCCTGGAGTTATGGCTGTCTATAAAATCAGGTCGATTGATCTGGTCCGGGATGGAGATGAAACAAAAGCCTTCTCGATCAAAAACAGCATCCCTTCTGCAACTGAAGCACCCGCTCTTGCAGAGAAGGCTCTTGAGAAATACGGAGGACTACCGGAAGATGCACAACTTGTTGATGCGGTTCCCCGATACCTGAATAAATACAACCTTACAACTGAATCGATCGAAGAACAACATCCAATCGGAACACAGGTAAGGTATATCCAGATCCTCAATGAACTTCCGGTTATTGGTGCTTCGATCAACATGAACCTCGGAGAAAACGGCGAGATTATAGACATCTTAAAAGCATGGCCGGAATATGAACAAACAGGAGAAGTGGAAATTATCCCGGCTGATAAGGCATACGAAAAACTCAGAAACTCCGAAACCACTGACAGATTGCAGAGCAGCCTTCCAAAAGGAACTAAAATAACTGAAATTACCCTGGGATACAAGCTGTACAATCCATGGAAACAGGATAGCGAACCATACTTAAAACCGGTATGGATATTCTATGCGATTACAACGTTTGATCCCGAACCCTTCCCGCTGATGGTAGATGCAACTGCCTGA
- a CDS encoding C25 family cysteine peptidase: MKTKYGMRALGLLLVVALAGAIFVPGVSAYQADSYGFDTDEPSPLDTRPTANYVKNKLSSMGYSPSDRHYDERAIDGYNELEDTDVFFFSGHSSPGRLQFGENAGGRLTFIFADGTLLPRISEMSQSQLSNLKLAVYLGCYSATTDHNLGNLVEETSDKGADCVIGFEQTVNSIAADYWAREFFDALDDGQNIGNAFDIAWWAEYLEYGDDGGLSHKTIEGDDNQVIDLY, translated from the coding sequence ATGAAAACAAAATACGGTATGCGGGCCTTGGGTCTGCTATTGGTAGTGGCACTCGCCGGTGCGATCTTCGTTCCGGGTGTTAGTGCTTATCAGGCTGATTCGTATGGATTTGATACTGATGAACCAAGTCCATTGGACACGAGACCTACAGCCAACTATGTAAAAAACAAATTATCATCAATGGGTTACAGTCCATCTGACCGACATTATGATGAAAGGGCCATAGACGGCTATAATGAACTGGAGGATACAGATGTATTTTTCTTTAGTGGACATTCATCACCTGGAAGGCTCCAGTTTGGAGAGAATGCCGGAGGTCGTTTAACATTTATTTTTGCAGACGGTACTTTATTACCAAGAATCAGTGAAATGTCACAGAGTCAGTTATCCAATCTAAAATTGGCAGTTTATCTTGGATGTTATTCGGCTACAACTGATCATAATCTTGGAAACCTTGTCGAAGAAACAAGTGACAAAGGTGCAGATTGTGTAATTGGTTTTGAGCAGACTGTAAATTCCATAGCTGCCGACTACTGGGCGAGAGAATTTTTTGACGCCTTGGACGATGGACAGAACATAGGAAACGCTTTTGACATAGCTTGGTGGGCTGAATATCTTGAATATGGCGACGACGGAGGATTGTCCCATAAAACAATTGAAGGAGACGATAATCAAGTCATAGATTTATATTAA